A genomic segment from Sander vitreus isolate 19-12246 chromosome 3, sanVit1, whole genome shotgun sequence encodes:
- the tada2a gene encoding transcriptional adapter 2-alpha isoform X1, with protein sequence MERLASFGNDPFDKPPCRGCSSYLTEPYIKCAECGPSPFLLCLQCFTRGFEYKKHESDHKYEIMTSDFPVLEPGWTAQEEMALLEAVMDCGFGNWQDVAYQMRTKTKEECESHYMKNFINNPLFSSTLLSLRKTKDSRFAEGAIPFKPTDDPPRPTFDSVLSRDMAGYMPARADFMEEFDNYAEWDLKDIDFVDDDSDILRALKLSVVDIYHSRLKERQRRKKVIRDHGLINLRKFQMLERCYPKEVQELYDVMRRFARVVGPIEHDKFIESHALEFDLRREIRRLQEYRKAGIKSFCSAKVYERVKRMREEERRKRTMLCDVLQYIQDGRACQQWLSKQAAIDAGITPAVTTITVSATGRRSAPPLNLTGLPGTEKLNEREKELCQVVRLVPGAYLEYKQALLNECRRQGGLRLAQARALIKIDVNKTRKIYDFLIKEGYITKA encoded by the exons ATGGAGCGTCTGGCATCTTTTGGAA ATGATCCTTTTGATAAGCCACCATGCAGAGGTTGCTCATCGTATCTAACTGAGCCTTACATCAAGTGTGCAGAATGTGGACCCTCGCCTTTTTTACTCTGCCTCCAG TGTTTCACTAGAGGATTTGAATATAAGAAGCATGAGAGTGATCACAAATATGAAATAATG ACGTCAGACTTCCCCGTGCTGGAGCCTGGATGGACGGCGCAGGAAGAGATGGCTCTGTTGGAAGCAGTCATGGACTGTGGCTTTGGAAACTG GCAGGATGTGGCATATCAGATGCGCACTAAAACCAAAGAGGAATGTGAGAGTCACTATATGAAGAATTTCATCAATAACCCGCTCTTCTCCTCCACCTTGCTCAGCCTCCGAAAAACAAAAGACTCTCGCTTTGCAGAGGGAGCTATTCCTTTCAAAC CCACTGACGATCCCCCTCGGCCCACATTTGACTCTGTGCTGTCTCGAGATATGGCTGGATACATGCCTGCCAGAGCGGACTTCATGGAG GAGTTTGACAACTATGCAGAGTGGGATTTGAAAGACATCGACTTTGTGGATGATGATTCAGACATCCTACGTG CACTCAAGCTTTCCGTTGTTGATATATATCATTCAAGGCTAAAAGAGAGACAGCGGAGGAAAAA GGTAATCCGAGACCACGGACTGATCAACCTGCGGAAATTCCAGA TGCTGGAGCGATGTTACCCGAAGGAGGTGCAGGAGCTATATGATGTCATGAGACGATTTGCCAGAGTGGTTGGGCCGATTGAACATGACAAATTCATCGAAAGTCATGCAC TAGAGTTTGATCTGAGGAGAGAGATCCGCAGGCTGCAGGAGTACAGAAAAGCAGGGATCAAGTCTTTCTGCA GTGCCAAGGTGTATGAGCGGGTGAAGCGGATGCGGGAGGAGGAGCGGAGGAAGCGGACCATGTTGTGTGACGTGCTGCAGTACATCCAGGATGGCAGAGCCTGCCAGCAGTGGCTCAGCAAACAGGCTGCAAT AGATGCTGGCATCACTCCAGCTGTCACAACAATCACAGTGTCAG CGACAGGTAGGCGGAGCGCCCCTCCTCTCAACCTGACTGGGCTTCCAGGGACAGAGAAGCTCAACGAGCGGGAGAAAGAG TTATGCCAGGTTGTGCGGCTGGTGCCGGGGGCCTACCTGGAATATAAGCAGGCCTTGCTAAATGAGTGCCGACGGCAGGGAGGGCTGCGGCTGGCACAGGCCCGAGCGCTGATCAAGATTGACGTCAACAAGACACGCAAAATCTATGATTTCCTAATTAAGGAGGGCTACATCACTAAGGCCTAG
- the tada2a gene encoding transcriptional adapter 2-alpha isoform X2, whose product MERLASFGNDPFDKPPCRGCSSYLTEPYIKCAECGPSPFLLCLQTSDFPVLEPGWTAQEEMALLEAVMDCGFGNWQDVAYQMRTKTKEECESHYMKNFINNPLFSSTLLSLRKTKDSRFAEGAIPFKPTDDPPRPTFDSVLSRDMAGYMPARADFMEEFDNYAEWDLKDIDFVDDDSDILRALKLSVVDIYHSRLKERQRRKKVIRDHGLINLRKFQMLERCYPKEVQELYDVMRRFARVVGPIEHDKFIESHALEFDLRREIRRLQEYRKAGIKSFCSAKVYERVKRMREEERRKRTMLCDVLQYIQDGRACQQWLSKQAAIDAGITPAVTTITVSATGRRSAPPLNLTGLPGTEKLNEREKELCQVVRLVPGAYLEYKQALLNECRRQGGLRLAQARALIKIDVNKTRKIYDFLIKEGYITKA is encoded by the exons ATGGAGCGTCTGGCATCTTTTGGAA ATGATCCTTTTGATAAGCCACCATGCAGAGGTTGCTCATCGTATCTAACTGAGCCTTACATCAAGTGTGCAGAATGTGGACCCTCGCCTTTTTTACTCTGCCTCCAG ACGTCAGACTTCCCCGTGCTGGAGCCTGGATGGACGGCGCAGGAAGAGATGGCTCTGTTGGAAGCAGTCATGGACTGTGGCTTTGGAAACTG GCAGGATGTGGCATATCAGATGCGCACTAAAACCAAAGAGGAATGTGAGAGTCACTATATGAAGAATTTCATCAATAACCCGCTCTTCTCCTCCACCTTGCTCAGCCTCCGAAAAACAAAAGACTCTCGCTTTGCAGAGGGAGCTATTCCTTTCAAAC CCACTGACGATCCCCCTCGGCCCACATTTGACTCTGTGCTGTCTCGAGATATGGCTGGATACATGCCTGCCAGAGCGGACTTCATGGAG GAGTTTGACAACTATGCAGAGTGGGATTTGAAAGACATCGACTTTGTGGATGATGATTCAGACATCCTACGTG CACTCAAGCTTTCCGTTGTTGATATATATCATTCAAGGCTAAAAGAGAGACAGCGGAGGAAAAA GGTAATCCGAGACCACGGACTGATCAACCTGCGGAAATTCCAGA TGCTGGAGCGATGTTACCCGAAGGAGGTGCAGGAGCTATATGATGTCATGAGACGATTTGCCAGAGTGGTTGGGCCGATTGAACATGACAAATTCATCGAAAGTCATGCAC TAGAGTTTGATCTGAGGAGAGAGATCCGCAGGCTGCAGGAGTACAGAAAAGCAGGGATCAAGTCTTTCTGCA GTGCCAAGGTGTATGAGCGGGTGAAGCGGATGCGGGAGGAGGAGCGGAGGAAGCGGACCATGTTGTGTGACGTGCTGCAGTACATCCAGGATGGCAGAGCCTGCCAGCAGTGGCTCAGCAAACAGGCTGCAAT AGATGCTGGCATCACTCCAGCTGTCACAACAATCACAGTGTCAG CGACAGGTAGGCGGAGCGCCCCTCCTCTCAACCTGACTGGGCTTCCAGGGACAGAGAAGCTCAACGAGCGGGAGAAAGAG TTATGCCAGGTTGTGCGGCTGGTGCCGGGGGCCTACCTGGAATATAAGCAGGCCTTGCTAAATGAGTGCCGACGGCAGGGAGGGCTGCGGCTGGCACAGGCCCGAGCGCTGATCAAGATTGACGTCAACAAGACACGCAAAATCTATGATTTCCTAATTAAGGAGGGCTACATCACTAAGGCCTAG